The Pempheris klunzingeri isolate RE-2024b chromosome 15, fPemKlu1.hap1, whole genome shotgun sequence genome contains the following window.
attgagCATCGACCCTCTAAAAGACTCAGCAGAATCATCTCACACCACTGTAGTATTTCACTGCATCCTGAATTGCTCACTTCCTCTTGCTGTCAGTTAGTTTCCCCTCAGTTTGCCCACTCATGTGACTGTCATGATTCAAGATGTCAGCCATTCCTTCGCTTAATGGGTTGAAATCCACCATTAACCCATTTACGGTCCCTTCTCTGCAGGTTGGTATTGATGCCCACAATTGAAGTGACTTATGGGTTTAATTGTAAAGGTTTTGCCTCTGCATCGAACACAGTGGCACAACTGGAGATGTGAAGATCATATTATGAGTGTTGCATAGGGATGCATGATATTAAAGCTGACCATTCACCAGATCCAGAGCCAAAGTCGAAATCATTATTCTGGTCAGATCACAGACAAGTGAAGATGGTGGTAGACTTGTGTAATGATGGCTTGCTAAATTGATGCTTTGATGGACTCATCAAAGAACTCATTTTTCTGCAAGGCTGTTCTTGTGATTTGATTAGATAAAAAAGATAAGATTTTGCAACCAGACTGCAGTAAAATCCTTAAAGTCCACAGTATAACAGCAGATGAAAAGAAGTTGAATGAACAGATCATCACCTCAGTCTCTTCCTTGGGTATTCAAGTGAATGGAAAACTATAGAAAAACATTACTTTATCTAACCTTTGAGTGTTACTTTGAGGAATGCTGAATGAAATGCTCAATATAGAAGAAAATACATCGACAGCAGTCAGATGTTCCCATTACCTGGACAGAATTGAGGTGGCAGTACCCATTAAGTGGGAACCGGATGACGTGCGTGGAGTCATGGTTCCAGCCGGCATTGACAGAGTTGCACATGACATCACCGATTTCTGGAAACACGTCTTCAATCAGGGCCTTGTCACCGCTGAGCGTGATCCTCTCGCCCAGGTCAGGCGCAACACGCACCACCAAACACTCACAGGGGCGCGACACCCGGCCCAGCTCCTGGTCCTGGCGCCAGCGCTCCAGCTCAGCAAGCATGGGCTGCAACTGGAAGTATCGCGCCTCCTCATACAGCAGACTGTAGTCCTGTAGGAGACAGCACAAAGGATGGTGACGTCTTCAGATACATTTAAAGTCTGCATTGCAaatattgtattgtgttttactacatattgttttaaatgttttgcttgATGTGGTGGTTTTGTTTATGGAAGTTATATTCTAGCACCATAACTATCACCGTGTCTCATCATCAATACCAATTGTTTTTCAGAAATGAATGTTGGGCCATCCTGATGGCTTACAGGTTTAGGACACTGACCATGTAACCCCTCATCTATCATTCCCCATCAGCTCTTTACTGTCTCCCATCTAGTTGTACTACTTCAAATGATTTAAGTACTGgttaacaataataacagtatTGGTTAGCAAAAGATATAATATTTTGGATGTGATACTTAACTGAGTTTGTGGAGCAACACATTGAATAACTTGATATATTTAGCTTGCAAAAACTGCTTTTACAGGCTGTCAAAATATTGCATAGTGTATAAAATTACAGAATAACAGTGAGAACAGGATGTGACTCGTGCTGGGTCATGAGGTCAACGGTTGAAATTATAATTAGATAAAAACTTGTTGTGTCAGTATCATCTATCTAATGTGTATATCAAGTAAGAGCAGGAAAACTTAATTAAACAAATACGTGTGTCTCCTATActcatatatacatacatatatatatatatatatatatatatagtacaaaGATACGTTCCCTGTATTTTAACGTAGACTTAACTGAACTGAAAGAGGCTGGTAGCCTCAATGCCGCACACAGTATATCTTTCTATACtagagagcaaagaaaacaaattaaaacagaataagatattcagtttacggttatgattttctttttcactgtggatccaaaccaaaacaacaaagacgTTTGAAAACCACTGTTCTACATGAACGAGCAATAAACCATGGCGAAGACACCATTCAGCAAAAATTACAAAAGATCCAGAGCGGAGGAGATGCAGTGCGACATGTAACACAGGGTTGTGTGGGGTAGGGGAGCAGATCCTTTACCCGCAGGACTGCAGGGCCTAAATCGCGCCATATTCAAGTTTTCTCATGCTCCTCTAAAAATCTACTCAATGTGAATGTGGCCTTAGCCTGAACTTGAGCCtgtcttttgtctttgcttATTTTAGCTGACTTTATAATTTCCACTGATTGAGTCACACTGTGGACAGTCCATCAGATAATGTGGTTATTTGTTTTCTCCCAGGGCAAGTTAAGTAATTACTGACTAAATGACACATaagagtaaaaaaaaccaaGGAATGCTAATGTGTCACATACAGTGAGACTCACCCTGGATGGACACTTGGCATGAGAACATAGTGCTGAGCAAATCTAACGCACGCAATGTGGTCGTAGGCGCCagagcatttatttatttctattgatGCAGGCTTATTGTTTTCCTTAGATATCTCAAAAGAATCTTTGACCACTAATATCTGGAGGGGACCCAAGTACATCTCATGATGAATAAACGCATTATGTGAGCTTTGTTTGTCCTGATATTTGAACTTCATCATGGGAACCATTTCCAGCAATTCGAGGAGGACCAGTGACCAAAGGCATTCCATGGCCTTAACATTCATTGTGTGTGCTAAGTTGTAGGACTGCTGACTGGCTGATAGGACTTTACAGTTTCTAGGATGGACATCAACTCACTTTGAAGTCGTCTGGGATGAGGAGCTTGGACGTCCTGAGGAAGTTGAGGATGTAGCGGAACATGTGTCCATCCCTGTCAATGAAGTAGTGCTGCTTCAGGCTGTCCAGGACTATAGGCTCTGTGCCATCAAAGAGACGACCAATTCTACCCACAGAGAAGGGAGGGGTGGTGGGgtaggcagagagggagggaaggagggagggggacaACATGTCAACATTAACAAtcttgtatttctttatttttgcattcCAAAGTTCACATACCACACTACTTATCTATGTACTTTTgagtttatgtttttgtttctttgtgtagtGGGAGACAAGGAATAGGAGAGACAAAGACCACGTGCAAAGGGATGTGACTCGCTCATTTTCTCAAGCTCTGAAATGTTGTTCACACCTtcgcacaaacatgcacacattaccGTGCTCAATACAGACATTCACCATGAcggaagaaagaaaaagattaaaaacagagGTGGTCTGATAAGGTCAGGGCCAGCTGGTAGCTGATTGCCTGAGGCAGGGTGCCAGTCACCCTAAGGCCTGGGCTCGGAGCGACAACGTGGCCTCCCAGCCTCCAGATGGCCCCATGCCCTTTGGCCctttactgctgctgtgacatcTGTCAGAATAACCAAGTTGCTTTTGTCTGTGCTCTGCGTTCTGCTCTTGAAGCTCCTACAAATTGTTTACCGCTCGAAATAACTGTGGACTTTAGTTCAAAAGGACACATTTTGTGATCCTACTTGATAAATCTTAAAGCaactgatgctgctgatgtttgaggATAGAAGGAGCAGACATTTCCTGAATACCCACTTCCTCCAACAAGTGCATCCATGAGATATTTCTGTGATTTGAAGAGATGTGACATTTGACAGTTTAATGTCACAGGATGACATTCTGACGTTGATAAACACATGTGGCTTGAACTGAAACTATAAGGCACTGAATCTTCCACAATctccctctttgtttttcaaGCGAAATACTAGACACCAACATTCACGTCTGGCCAGAAACACCAACTTTGTCTCCATCACACACTTAAAATGCAGACGCATGCTGGAGCAGACTCACCGGGATTCTGGGAATTTGGTTAAGGTGGCCAGACTGCTGGTGTACATGTGTCCGCCCACATCAATGTGCACAGGGGCGTTGGATTTGGTGAGCTGTGCAGGTGTTGGGATGCCCTGGTTACTCAAGGGAGACACCGGTGACCGTGTGATCATGGGCCTGGACATGCTGGAGCGATTATCCTGTAAAACACAACGCAAGGGagaaaatattataaaacaGGCACAGATGAGACGGATAGGAAGGTGTCttcacttctgtttttattctgcagATCAAGATGTGTTAATAAAGCTGAAAGTGCATAACCACAACCATTACAACCACAGGGGACTTGACTATTAAGATTTAGAATATCTAAATTTGGAAAAAGAATAATCAGACGCAAAAACAGTGGTGTTTTCGGTAATATAACACACTCTGCAGTcaggagagaaaggggagatTTTCTTCTCGGCAAGTTAGAGCAGCCTGACCTTGACCTGAATGTTGCCACAATCCACAAGCAGCCACTCCTGTGGGCCATAATCTGCAAAACCAAATTAATTTGGAGCATCAATCTTGTAGTCTTGGAAATGAGTAATAATGACTCTTGATTTGAATACTGTAATAGGATTTGGAGAAATTGCCTCCTGCTAACCTACAAACACCATTAGCAGACAATTTCTGTTGAGCTCTCAGAAGAAAATTACTTTACCCCCAAAAGTTTCAGACCCCCTGAGTGAggatgggagaaaaaaaacactagtGTCTGTGACAGCTCACTCACTGAGGATCCCGGTGCCACAAACAATCTCTGCAAACGATTAAAACTGGTGAATTAAAGCAGGAAAGCAGCAATCAgaggtgtgtgcgtgcgtgatGTTCAAATAACGTGACAATAGGGCGCACTCTACATTTAAGGACAGCAGGAAGACAATCTATTCACACGCTGCCTTCAATAAAACCTAAGTGTCTGTCACTGCGCTCCTCCTAAAGCAAAAGTATTAGTTCTTACAGtcaccctgttttttttttttgttttttttttgtttttttattcaactCCAGACAAAATCGGACTTTACGCGTTTACCTGCGCCGGCATCACTGTGTTTGGAGAGGAAGTCACCGAATGGTCATTTTGCTTGAGAGATGCAGCGGGGACAGGCTCTCCTCTGACTGCGAACATCAGCGAGGGCTCCCTGCACTCCGCCGCTCGCATCGGGAGCCGTTTGAGGGAAGCGTGCACCGACTCATCCACGGAACTGATTGGACGCGGTCGCTTTCTCGCTTTCTGATGCGTTAAGTCCATGATGTCCGTTTCGTCCATTACGACGCAGACTTTAAGGTTAGCAGAGAGGACGCGCTCGGCTTTTTCCGACGCACCTGCCAAATGTGGAGAGGCGTGAAAAGCGGGGAAGCGAACACCGGGGGAAGAGCGGCGCCGTGGCTGTCACACGGAGCAGCTTCTTTGCAATGGCTGGGAGAAGTCAAAGCCCCCGACAACATTAGCATTGTAGCGCCCGCGGCTCTTTTGGGCTGTCGCTGTTTCAGTGGCAGGTATGTGTGTCgcattttcagaataaaaccaaTCCTGCctggcgaaaaaaaaaaaaaaaaaagatcgtCTGGCTATGCGAGTCAGGTCAACGCACACATCTGGACCTGTCACAGCTGGCCTTTGCCCTTTTTGGAGCAGTGTTTCTGCGCGCGGTCACCCTCCtcctgatgctgatgctgctgatgcCCATTGTTCAGCAGCAGTTTCGATCAGCGGGGTCAAACCCTCCTTCAACACAACAGACCCACAAAGTTCAGTGAAAGGACCCAAACGGTGACCAACCCACTCAGCCACCTGGACAAAAATGCCCCCGTGACACCCtccacccacaaacacacacatctggctGATCATGACGGTTCCAGTCACACAAAAGCAGCCGGCAATAACACTTGCACACTCCCAAGATGCATTGTTAAAatctttcatcattttgtagAGAGTATCACTGATAAACTAAGTGGCATTTATGTGCACAAAGAAGCATCACAACTCAAGTGCCACATCAAATGTCTCCAAAATGCCTCATGTCTTGACAGGATCATCTTCTTATCAGTTTCTCACTGGCTATACGTCTGGCAAATATCAAACTGTGCTGTATGGGTTCTGCAGTGTGTGAACACCACCCCTGATGACCACATCAGCATTGCAAAAACGCCACACTAATGACATCATGGAGTATAAAACCAGACCACAACATGTCCAATTGCTGTTAAAAGTACTGCCACAGCACTCTcctgggctgttttttttcatagaaAATGCACGGAATCCACAAATTTTAATAACATTCAGATTAAAATTAATTAGTTCAACCACTGGCCTTAAAACATCCACATTCCTGCTTCTCATTGGCAATGTGAGTTTCACACCTAGATACCCAATTAGCAATTAAGCTTGCCTTTGAGTGTAGGCCTCCAATGC
Protein-coding sequences here:
- the LOC139214561 gene encoding BTB/POZ domain-containing protein KCTD1-like, which translates into the protein MDETDIMDLTHQKARKRPRPISSVDESVHASLKRLPMRAAECREPSLMFAVRGEPVPAASLKQNDHSVTSSPNTVMPAQDNRSSMSRPMITRSPVSPLSNQGIPTPAQLTKSNAPVHIDVGGHMYTSSLATLTKFPESRIGRLFDGTEPIVLDSLKQHYFIDRDGHMFRYILNFLRTSKLLIPDDFKDYSLLYEEARYFQLQPMLAELERWRQDQELGRVSRPCECLVVRVAPDLGERITLSGDKALIEDVFPEIGDVMCNSVNAGWNHDSTHVIRFPLNGYCHLNSVQVLERLQQRGFEIAGSCGGGVDSSQFSEYVLRRELRRTSQRGPNSNRIKQEQLD